A part of Gossypium hirsutum isolate 1008001.06 chromosome A07, Gossypium_hirsutum_v2.1, whole genome shotgun sequence genomic DNA contains:
- the LOC121231974 gene encoding uncharacterized protein, which translates to MKWRLRYPLKRLHVKVKPLKLEGITRNEEEDDKKIVLIEMVWRGPKPSLVSFHVSSSSRHKWNRSSEKILGNEESIEWDDDEFDNLCDFPVVSKDLGFGSWDVLFDVLLGKNCEEKRKLAVAGKVSLDLAKLVSEMECSEIERKLPITLNVNGVVIEATLSILVSFAEVRDTTGGAQNSTESNKEDGFFKMVKRLTRRKEKKNNYQLNSFDFDESLVFDSDGMNGNDSTTTSESSSGELSLGPELESSRNLETQLVPAQNYMVRMLSWKKRRLSFRSSAKKTELLGFDFDGHPQTCSVVDSEKGEYWWEVKELVSRNGGARLKAQVFFASFDQRSERAAGESACTALVAVIAHRLHSNHASMPTRPEFDNLITQGSSEWRKLCSNTAYTNAFPDKHFDLETVLKADVRPVTVSHEKSFTGFFSPDEFEFLKGAMSFDEIWNEIKSCETNNCQPRVYIISWNDHFFVLKVESKAYYIIDTLGERLFEGCKQAYMLKFDDSSLMYGKKKKKDDEMVICSGKECCREYIKIFLAAIAVEELEEEEKKGKVSTFTLHQRLQIDFHYSSFSSATSSSHFVF; encoded by the exons ATGAAGTGGCGGCTGAGGTATCCATTGAAGAGATTGCACGTGAAAGTGAAGCCATTGAAGCTTGAAGGGATAACTAGaaatgaggaagaagatgataagAAAATCGTGTTGATTGAAATGGTGTGGAGAGGACCCAAGCCTAGTTTGGTTTCGTTTCATGTATCGTCGTCTTCAAGGCATAAATGGAATCGCAGCAGTGAGAAAATTTTAGGAAATGAGGAATCAATTGAATGGGACGATGATGAATTTGACAACTTGTGTGATTTCCCAGTTGTTTCCAAAGATCTTGGTTTCGGTTCCTGGGATGTTTTGTTCGATGTCTTGCTT gGAAAGAATTGCGAAGAAAAACGTAAACTGGCGGTGGCGGGGAAAGTTTCTTTGGATTTGGCAAAGCTGGTTTCTGAAATGGAGTGTTCCGAGATTGAAAGAAAGCTTCCCATCACGTTGAACGTTAATGGTGTGGTCATCGAAGCTACTCTTTCC ATTTTGGTGAGTTTTGCGGAGGTGAGAGACACGACAGGAGGTGCCCAAAACTCAACCGAGTCAAACAAGGAAGATGGGTTCTTCAAGATGGTGAAGAGGTTAACCCGCCGGAAGGAGAAAAAGAATAACTATCAACTGAATTCCTTCGACTTTGATGAGTCCCTGGTATTTGACTCGGATGGTATGAATGGGAATGACTCTACCACCACGAGTGAAAGCAGCAGCGGCGAGCTGAGTTTAGGACCTGAGTTGGAATCGTCCCGAAATTTGGAAACTCAGTTGGTACCGGCCCAGAACTACATGGTAAGGATGTTGTCGTGGAAGAAAAGACGATTAAGTTTTAGATCGTCAGCGAAGAAAACAGAGCTCTTGGGTTTTGACTTTGACGGGCACCCTCAAACCTGTTCTGTCGTTGACTCCGAG AAGGGAGAATATTGGTGGGAAGTGAAAGAATTAGTGAGCAGAAATGGAGGAGCAAGGCTGAAAGCTCAAGTGTTCTTTGCTTCCTTTGACCAACGAAGCGAAAGAGCCGCTGGGGAGAGTGCCTGCACCGCTCTGGTCGCCGTCATCGCTCACCGGCTCCATTCAAACCATGCCTCCATGCCAACGAGACCTGAATTCGATAACCTCATAACACAGGGTTCCTCTGAATGGCGTAAGCTCTGTTCCAACACAGCTTACACCAATGCCTTCCCCGACAAACATTTCGATCTCGAGACCGTCCTAAAAGCCGATGTCAGGCCCGTTACCGTCTCCCATGAAAAATCATTCACAGGGTTTTTCAGTCCCGATGAATTCGAGTTCTTGAAAGGAGCAATGTCTTTCGATGAGATATGGAACGAAATAAAAAGCTGCGAAACAAACAATTGTCAGCCGAGGGTGTATATCATCAGCTGGAACGATCATTTCTTCGTGTTGAAGGTCGAATCGAAGGCATATTACATCATCGATACGTTGGGTGAGCGGCTATTCGAGGGGTGCAAACAGGCGTACATGTTGAAGTTCGATGATTCAAGTTTGATGTacgggaagaagaagaagaaggatgaTGAGATGGTAATATGCAGCGGGAAAGAATGTTGCAgggaatatataaaaatattcctAGCGGCCATAGCAGTTGAGGAGCTCgaggaagaagagaaaaagggCAAAGTCTCTACTTTCACTCTTCACCAGAGATTGCAAATTGATTTTCATTATAGCTCTTTTTCTTCTGCAACTTCTTCGTCTCACTTCGTTTTTTAA